Proteins encoded within one genomic window of Xylophilus sp. GOD-11R:
- a CDS encoding type 1 glutamine amidotransferase domain-containing protein, whose protein sequence is MTVKHVLFIVTNTATIGPKHRATGFFFPEIAHPFEALDRAGIAVEYASLTGGKPPEDGFDGQDVAQADFLASASYRRMSHSRKLAEVDVLDYDAIFFPGGLGPMVDIARHPEIQEVVRRAWNGGKVVAAVCHGPAALLGVKLDNGTPLLRGRRVAGFSQAEEDGYAREDVPFDLETALRAEGALYEPADPWQPRLVVDGRLITGQNPASGALVGEAIVAALQEQKR, encoded by the coding sequence ATGACTGTCAAGCATGTCCTGTTTATTGTGACAAACACCGCCACCATTGGCCCGAAGCACCGCGCCACCGGATTCTTCTTTCCGGAGATTGCCCATCCGTTCGAAGCCCTCGACCGCGCCGGCATCGCCGTGGAATACGCCAGCCTCACCGGCGGCAAACCGCCCGAAGACGGATTCGACGGCCAGGACGTGGCGCAGGCAGACTTCCTCGCCAGCGCTTCGTACCGCCGGATGTCGCACAGCCGCAAGCTCGCCGAAGTCGATGTACTCGATTACGACGCCATCTTCTTTCCGGGCGGCCTGGGCCCGATGGTGGACATTGCGCGCCATCCCGAAATCCAGGAGGTCGTCAGGCGCGCCTGGAACGGCGGCAAGGTCGTCGCGGCCGTCTGCCACGGACCGGCTGCCCTGCTCGGCGTGAAGCTCGACAACGGCACGCCGCTGCTGCGCGGCCGCCGGGTCGCCGGTTTTTCGCAGGCCGAAGAAGACGGCTACGCCCGCGAAGACGTGCCCTTCGACCTGGAAACCGCACTGCGTGCCGAAGGCGCCCTCTACGAGCCAGCCGACCCGTGGCAACCCCGGCTTGTCGTCGACGGTCGCCTGATCACCGGGCAGAACCCGGCGTCGGGCGCGCTGGTCGGCGAGGCGATCGTCGCGGCCCTGCAGGAGCAGAAGCGATGA
- a CDS encoding gluconate:H+ symporter: MHSELTTLLMAVASIVVLILLISKLKLNPFLALTLSAIGLGLASGATPSAVVDAFAKGVGGGLNRTGPVIGLGTLLGGILLGSGGADRIANAFIGGRPVKYVPWAICAAALLIGMPHLFDVSFIMLAPLVYTVAKRTGTHLLYVGLPLAAGLYVSHGLLPPHPAPTLAVAAYGANTGLTILYGLIIAVPTAIICGPWFTRLVAPWFGPAPDLNAGPVAARETSDAELARVSLPASIVAVLLPPGLMLIGTLGMAYTVKGTGAYNFFSALNNPILSLLAAVIFAFFALGLRSGFSLEQVSKMASKGLAPLGAILLILGAGGGFKEMLTLVKLDALITHHASGWPVNPLILAWAIAALLRICIGSATVATVAATGIVAPLALAHPGLSPELLVLATASGAVMLSHVNDSGFWLFKEYFQLSVAQTFRTWTLMLSLQSFLGLAGVLLIEAYIG; encoded by the coding sequence ATGCACAGCGAACTCACGACCCTGTTGATGGCGGTCGCATCCATCGTGGTGCTGATCCTGCTGATCAGCAAACTCAAGCTCAACCCCTTCCTGGCGCTGACCCTGTCGGCCATCGGCCTGGGCCTGGCCAGCGGCGCCACGCCGAGCGCGGTGGTCGACGCCTTCGCCAAGGGCGTGGGCGGCGGGCTCAACCGCACCGGCCCGGTGATCGGCCTGGGCACGCTGCTCGGCGGCATCCTGCTGGGCTCGGGCGGCGCGGATCGTATCGCCAACGCCTTCATCGGCGGACGGCCGGTGAAGTACGTGCCCTGGGCCATCTGCGCGGCGGCGCTGCTGATCGGCATGCCGCACCTGTTCGACGTCAGCTTCATCATGCTGGCGCCGCTGGTCTACACCGTGGCCAAGCGCACCGGCACCCACCTGCTCTACGTGGGCCTGCCGCTGGCGGCCGGGCTGTACGTGTCGCACGGCCTGCTGCCGCCGCACCCGGCGCCGACGCTCGCGGTGGCTGCCTATGGCGCCAACACCGGCCTGACGATCCTGTACGGACTGATCATCGCCGTGCCTACCGCCATCATCTGTGGCCCCTGGTTCACCCGCCTGGTCGCCCCCTGGTTCGGTCCGGCGCCGGACCTCAACGCCGGCCCGGTCGCGGCCCGCGAAACCAGCGATGCGGAGCTGGCCCGGGTGTCGCTGCCCGCGTCCATCGTGGCGGTGCTGCTGCCTCCCGGCCTGATGCTGATCGGCACCCTGGGCATGGCCTACACCGTCAAGGGCACGGGTGCGTACAACTTCTTCAGCGCGTTGAACAACCCGATCCTGTCGCTGCTGGCCGCGGTGATCTTCGCCTTCTTCGCGCTCGGCCTGCGCTCGGGTTTCAGCCTGGAGCAGGTCAGCAAGATGGCGAGCAAGGGCCTGGCACCGCTGGGCGCGATCCTGCTGATCCTGGGCGCGGGTGGCGGCTTCAAGGAGATGCTCACGCTGGTCAAGCTCGACGCGCTCATCACCCACCACGCTTCGGGCTGGCCGGTCAATCCGCTGATCCTGGCCTGGGCCATCGCCGCGCTGCTGCGCATCTGCATCGGCTCGGCGACGGTCGCGACGGTGGCGGCCACCGGCATCGTCGCGCCGCTGGCGCTGGCGCATCCGGGCCTGTCGCCCGAGCTGCTGGTGCTGGCCACGGCCTCGGGTGCGGTCATGCTTTCGCATGTGAACGACTCCGGCTTCTGGCTGTTCAAGGAATACTTCCAGCTGTCGGTCGCGCAGACCTTCCGCACCTGGACGCTGATGCTGTCGCTGCAGTCGTTCCTGGGGCTGGCCGGGGTGCTGCTGATCGAAGCTTACATCGGCTGA
- a CDS encoding GntR family transcriptional regulator — MNPETDERGQRSLFAARRLRELIVSGRLVPGQRITERLIAEQLDGVSRTPLREAFKILEAEGLVTIEPNRGAVVTSMSVDEVSAAIEVLIGLESLAAEPACRQIEDEEIAAIEALHARMAQAYEAGELMEYFGCNQAIHQAIVDAARNPVLSRIYATESARIRRYRYAGNRRTERWQRAVFEHEAILDAVRQRAGPLLREILRQHHASGWKVARDYLKTELQPPPSPARAPVRKTARAA, encoded by the coding sequence ATGAACCCCGAAACCGACGAGCGTGGCCAACGCAGCCTCTTCGCGGCGCGCCGCCTGCGCGAACTCATCGTCTCGGGCCGCCTGGTGCCGGGCCAGCGCATCACCGAGCGGCTCATTGCCGAGCAGCTCGACGGTGTTTCGCGCACGCCCTTGCGCGAGGCCTTCAAGATCCTGGAAGCAGAGGGCCTGGTCACCATCGAGCCCAATCGCGGAGCGGTGGTCACCTCGATGTCGGTGGACGAGGTGTCGGCCGCGATCGAAGTGCTGATCGGCCTGGAGTCGCTGGCGGCCGAGCCTGCCTGCCGGCAGATCGAGGACGAGGAGATCGCCGCCATCGAAGCCTTGCACGCCCGCATGGCTCAGGCCTACGAGGCCGGCGAGCTCATGGAGTATTTCGGCTGCAACCAGGCGATCCACCAGGCCATCGTGGACGCGGCGCGCAACCCGGTGCTGTCGCGCATCTACGCGACCGAGTCGGCGCGTATCCGCCGCTACCGCTACGCCGGCAACCGCCGCACCGAGCGCTGGCAGCGGGCGGTGTTCGAGCACGAAGCCATCCTCGACGCGGTGCGCCAGCGCGCCGGGCCGCTGCTGCGGGAGATCCTGCGCCAACACCACGCCAGCGGCTGGAAGGTGGCGCGGGACTATCTCAAGACGGAGCTGCAGCCGCCGCCCTCCCCGGCCCGGGCGCCGGTCCGCAAGACCGCACGCGCCGCCTGA
- a CDS encoding secretin N-terminal domain-containing protein, translating to MKSPLPSAFALALALLVGAGAPAIAASADTAAADTVTLDFDNADIVGVARTLTAITHRNVVLDPRVKGTISLNTETPVTPREAWRMFVDVLRLSGWSVVEAGGLSKIVPEADARLMATSVTVAGGRASGDGIATEIFRLDYQSAANLVPVLRPLISPNNVINMNPGTNALVITDYTGNLARLRTLVAALDVPGATDVEVIALRNTTANDIAATVRRLSSLSRASADTVATTATPAPTSAAAQPSQAASAPNGASGGSATEASIVVDTQTNSLLVRAQSRAQIAAIRALVAQLDQPRDNVNVRVVYLKNAQAVRLAQVLRAAFPAEASDQAAAGRTGNALASPGQAGGTTSASSDTGMSSTSGTSSGKASAATPSSVTAAGQPTTGGGIQADPASNALIITAPEPRFREMRPIIEQLDTRRAQLYVESLVVEVDASKSVELGVQWAQLFDINSATTLTLGTVAKALESMAGTNILSTANVVTLDNEEARIVVGQNVPYITGSYTTSTNANPFQTVERKDVGITLRLRPQIGENGNIRMTIYQESSSVASTSATLGPTTNQRSIESTVTVNDGKIIVLGGLIEDSYSDQTYRLPWVSELPLVGNLFRSFARSRKKTNLIVFLRPVAMRDEAAADAWTLDRYDYIRGRQQAMPADIGRLPGNFVVPPAIAPGRLTSVP from the coding sequence ATGAAATCTCCGCTGCCATCGGCATTCGCCCTGGCGCTTGCCCTGCTCGTCGGCGCCGGCGCGCCGGCCATCGCCGCATCCGCCGACACAGCCGCCGCCGACACCGTCACGCTCGACTTCGACAACGCCGACATCGTGGGCGTGGCGCGCACGCTCACCGCCATCACGCACCGCAACGTGGTGCTCGATCCGCGGGTGAAAGGCACGATTTCGCTCAACACCGAAACACCGGTCACGCCGCGCGAGGCCTGGCGCATGTTCGTCGACGTGCTGCGCCTGTCCGGCTGGAGCGTGGTGGAGGCGGGCGGGCTCAGCAAGATCGTGCCGGAGGCCGACGCCAGGTTGATGGCGACATCGGTCACGGTGGCGGGTGGCCGCGCCAGCGGCGACGGCATCGCCACCGAGATCTTCCGGCTCGACTACCAGAGCGCGGCCAACCTGGTGCCGGTGCTGCGGCCCTTGATCAGCCCGAACAACGTCATCAACATGAACCCGGGCACCAATGCCCTGGTGATCACCGACTACACCGGCAACCTGGCGCGATTGCGCACGCTGGTGGCCGCGCTCGACGTGCCGGGCGCGACCGACGTGGAGGTGATCGCGCTGCGCAACACCACGGCGAACGACATCGCGGCCACGGTGCGGCGGCTGTCATCGCTGTCCCGCGCGTCGGCCGACACCGTGGCGACGACGGCCACACCGGCGCCGACCAGCGCGGCGGCGCAGCCGTCCCAAGCCGCCAGTGCGCCCAACGGCGCGAGCGGCGGCAGCGCGACCGAGGCGTCGATCGTGGTCGATACCCAGACCAACAGCCTGCTGGTGCGCGCCCAGAGCCGCGCGCAGATCGCGGCCATCCGCGCCCTGGTCGCCCAGCTCGACCAGCCGCGCGACAACGTCAACGTACGTGTGGTCTACCTGAAGAACGCGCAAGCCGTCCGGCTGGCGCAGGTGCTGCGGGCGGCGTTTCCGGCGGAAGCCTCCGACCAGGCCGCGGCCGGGCGTACCGGCAACGCCTTGGCCAGCCCGGGCCAGGCCGGCGGCACGACCTCGGCGAGCAGCGATACGGGCATGTCGTCCACCAGCGGCACGAGCAGCGGCAAGGCTTCGGCCGCCACCCCGTCGTCGGTGACGGCCGCCGGCCAGCCCACGACCGGCGGCGGCATCCAGGCCGACCCCGCCAGCAACGCACTCATCATCACCGCGCCCGAACCGCGTTTTCGGGAGATGCGGCCGATCATCGAGCAGCTCGACACCCGTCGCGCCCAGCTCTATGTGGAGTCGCTGGTGGTGGAGGTGGATGCGAGCAAGTCGGTGGAACTCGGCGTGCAGTGGGCGCAGCTGTTCGACATCAACTCGGCCACCACCCTCACGCTGGGCACGGTGGCCAAGGCGCTCGAATCGATGGCCGGCACCAACATCCTGTCGACCGCCAACGTGGTCACGCTCGACAACGAGGAGGCCCGGATCGTTGTCGGCCAGAACGTGCCCTACATCACCGGCTCCTACACCACCAGCACCAATGCAAACCCGTTCCAGACCGTGGAGCGCAAGGACGTCGGCATCACGCTGCGGCTGCGGCCGCAGATCGGCGAGAACGGCAACATTCGCATGACCATCTACCAGGAGTCGTCGTCGGTAGCCTCCACCAGCGCCACGCTCGGCCCCACCACCAACCAGCGCTCCATCGAGTCGACGGTGACGGTGAACGACGGCAAGATCATCGTGCTCGGCGGCCTCATCGAGGACAGCTACAGCGACCAGACCTATCGACTGCCCTGGGTTTCGGAGCTGCCGCTGGTCGGCAATCTGTTCCGCAGCTTCGCCCGCTCGCGCAAGAAAACCAACCTCATCGTGTTCCTGCGGCCCGTGGCCATGCGCGACGAGGCGGCGGCCGATGCGTGGACGTTGGACCGCTACGACTACATCCGCGGCCGGCAGCAGGCGATGCCGGCGGATATCGGCCGGCTGCCGGGCAATTTCGTCGTACCGCCGGCCATCGCGCCCGGCAGGCTGACATCTGTGCCTTGA
- the otnK gene encoding 3-oxo-tetronate kinase, whose product MASSRPVLGCIADDFTGATDLANNLVRGGMRTVQTIGVPLDAAAPVDADAIVVALKSRTISPADAVAQSLEALHWLQDQGVQQIYFKYCSTFDSTPAGNIGPVTEALMEALGTGFTIATPAFPDNGRTVFKGHLFVGDQLLSDSGMRHHPLTPMTDSNLVRVLQAQTKSPVGLLAFDTIARGEAAIRARFDELQSQGVKIAVVDAVTNDDLMVLGRALRGMPLVTAGSGVAIGLPQNWAVLAGEGAADRLPPAHGQRAIVSGSCSVATNAQVLQFRQGGGQSFAVDPLALAAGVDVVGQALAWAAPRLAGGSVLVYATAESDAVKQVQQQLGVARAGEMVEEALSDIAVGLVERGVRQLVVAGGETSGAVVRELGVRQMAIGPQIDPGVPWTAVQSPACPGETLHVALKSGNFGTPDFFTKAFAQLS is encoded by the coding sequence ATGGCTTCATCCAGGCCCGTGCTCGGCTGCATCGCCGACGATTTCACCGGCGCCACCGACCTCGCCAACAACCTGGTGCGCGGCGGCATGCGCACCGTGCAAACCATCGGCGTGCCGCTGGACGCGGCAGCCCCGGTCGATGCCGACGCCATCGTGGTCGCGCTCAAGTCGCGCACCATCTCGCCGGCCGACGCCGTCGCCCAGTCGCTCGAAGCCCTGCACTGGCTGCAAGACCAGGGCGTGCAGCAGATCTATTTCAAGTACTGCTCCACCTTCGACTCGACACCGGCCGGCAACATCGGCCCGGTGACCGAAGCGCTGATGGAGGCGCTCGGCACCGGCTTCACCATCGCCACGCCGGCGTTTCCGGACAACGGCCGCACCGTCTTCAAGGGCCATCTGTTCGTCGGCGACCAGCTGCTTTCCGACAGCGGCATGCGTCACCACCCGCTCACGCCCATGACCGACAGCAACCTGGTGCGGGTGCTGCAGGCGCAGACGAAGTCGCCGGTCGGGCTGCTGGCTTTCGACACCATCGCCAGGGGCGAGGCCGCGATCCGCGCGCGTTTCGACGAACTGCAGTCCCAGGGCGTGAAGATCGCCGTGGTCGACGCCGTCACCAACGACGACCTGATGGTGCTCGGCCGGGCCCTGCGCGGCATGCCGCTGGTGACGGCCGGCTCGGGCGTGGCCATCGGCCTGCCGCAGAACTGGGCGGTGCTGGCAGGCGAGGGCGCCGCCGACCGGCTGCCGCCGGCGCACGGACAGCGCGCCATCGTGTCGGGCAGCTGCTCGGTCGCCACCAACGCGCAGGTGCTGCAGTTCCGCCAGGGTGGCGGGCAGAGCTTCGCGGTCGATCCGCTGGCGCTGGCCGCAGGCGTCGACGTCGTCGGCCAGGCGCTGGCCTGGGCCGCGCCCCGGCTGGCCGGTGGCTCGGTGCTGGTCTACGCCACCGCCGAGTCCGATGCCGTCAAACAGGTGCAACAGCAGCTGGGCGTGGCGCGTGCGGGCGAGATGGTGGAAGAAGCACTTTCGGACATCGCCGTCGGCCTGGTCGAGCGTGGTGTGCGCCAGCTGGTCGTCGCCGGTGGCGAGACCTCGGGCGCGGTGGTGCGCGAGCTTGGCGTGCGGCAGATGGCGATCGGCCCGCAGATCGACCCTGGCGTGCCCTGGACGGCGGTGCAGTCGCCCGCGTGTCCGGGCGAAACCCTCCATGTCGCGCTGAAGTCGGGGAATTTCGGCACGCCGGATTTCTTCACCAAGGCCTTCGCGCAGCTGTCATGA
- a CDS encoding PEP-CTERM sorting domain-containing protein, whose protein sequence is MRRIALILGLSASFSVAAAAHTITLEVTPTECSNIVCTAPFQQSFSFENLVPYDSGKLPSGYSFSTVSGSYGVNTASLIQQIGLTGPLLGNGSIFRTESGSGSGATSEYTMRLAIGRERADPTGGYRSYTSEFYFSFAGSGQTALTDASVIQYLSAVPVAYYNEIAYHTSTGNVSSGDKGVFHTYGTARITSLDAPPPVAAVPEPQTYLMLLTGLGLVGALSQRRRKT, encoded by the coding sequence ATGCGCCGCATCGCCCTCATTCTTGGATTATCGGCATCGTTTTCGGTGGCTGCTGCCGCGCACACCATTACTCTGGAAGTGACGCCGACCGAATGCAGCAACATCGTCTGCACCGCACCGTTTCAGCAGAGCTTCAGTTTCGAAAACCTGGTGCCTTACGACTCGGGCAAGCTTCCCTCGGGTTACTCCTTCTCGACCGTCAGCGGCTCCTACGGCGTCAATACCGCTTCGCTGATCCAGCAGATCGGTCTGACCGGACCGCTGCTGGGCAACGGCAGCATCTTCCGGACGGAAAGCGGTTCTGGCAGCGGGGCGACGAGTGAATACACCATGCGCCTGGCCATCGGCCGCGAACGGGCCGATCCGACCGGCGGATACCGGTCCTATACCAGCGAGTTCTATTTCAGTTTCGCGGGCAGCGGGCAAACCGCACTCACCGATGCGTCGGTGATCCAGTATTTATCGGCCGTGCCGGTCGCTTATTACAACGAAATCGCCTATCACACCTCGACAGGTAATGTTTCGTCCGGAGATAAGGGCGTTTTCCATACCTATGGCACCGCCCGCATCACGTCGCTCGATGCGCCGCCACCGGTGGCCGCGGTTCCCGAACCCCAGACCTATCTCATGCTGCTGACCGGCCTGGGACTGGTCGGCGCGCTGTCGCAGCGACGCCGCAAAACCTAG
- a CDS encoding homoserine dehydrogenase: protein MNFELLFAAQSGKTVRYALTGAKGGFARTLLAQTLRMPKLVPAVLCDLDVPGLRDLCLELGFAADSLVECADAAAVAAAPADAVVLVADVSLIAHDRYDILVEATGNPAIGYRIACSAIDAGCHVAMVSKEVDAVAGIALSRRAAAKSVVYTTADGDQPANLIGWVSWARTLNLEIVAAGKSSEYDLVFDPATGDITQLDQVFAAPGMAELMTLGTDVAATVAARRAVLNGRKTSATADYCEMSVVATNTGLVPDVELLHYPIARTAELADIYALKEDGGLLGRTGAIEVFNVLRTPDEASFAGGVFVVVKTFDPVTWELLRQKGHVVSRDGKYACMYLPYHFMGIETPISLLNAVLHGRASGTDQPTQCAILGGRATVDIPAGTVLKMGGHHHDVTGVQAVLLPRSDAPADVAPLYLAAHATTARDIAAGTLLTLADIANADAELLAAWQAGLQ from the coding sequence ATGAATTTTGAATTGTTGTTCGCCGCCCAGTCAGGCAAGACCGTCCGTTATGCCCTGACCGGTGCCAAGGGCGGCTTCGCCCGCACCCTGCTGGCGCAGACGCTGCGCATGCCCAAGCTGGTGCCGGCCGTGCTGTGCGACCTGGATGTACCGGGCTTGCGCGACCTGTGCCTGGAGCTGGGCTTCGCCGCAGACAGCCTGGTGGAGTGTGCCGATGCCGCCGCCGTCGCAGCGGCGCCAGCCGATGCCGTGGTGCTGGTGGCGGACGTCTCGCTCATCGCCCACGATCGCTACGACATCCTGGTCGAGGCTACCGGCAACCCGGCCATCGGTTACCGGATTGCATGCAGTGCCATCGACGCCGGCTGCCACGTCGCCATGGTCAGCAAGGAAGTCGACGCGGTCGCCGGCATTGCGCTGTCGCGCCGCGCCGCTGCCAAGAGCGTGGTCTACACCACGGCCGACGGCGACCAGCCGGCCAACCTGATCGGCTGGGTGAGCTGGGCGCGCACCCTCAACCTGGAGATCGTGGCCGCCGGTAAGTCCAGCGAGTACGACCTGGTGTTCGACCCCGCCACTGGCGACATCACCCAGCTCGACCAGGTCTTCGCCGCGCCCGGCATGGCCGAGCTGATGACCCTCGGCACGGACGTGGCCGCCACGGTGGCGGCTCGCCGCGCGGTGCTGAATGGCCGCAAGACCTCGGCCACCGCCGACTATTGCGAAATGTCGGTCGTCGCCACCAACACCGGCCTGGTGCCGGACGTGGAACTGCTGCATTACCCCATCGCCCGCACCGCCGAGCTCGCCGACATCTACGCGCTGAAGGAAGACGGTGGCCTGCTCGGCCGCACCGGCGCGATCGAAGTGTTCAACGTGCTGCGTACGCCCGACGAAGCCAGCTTCGCCGGCGGCGTGTTCGTGGTGGTCAAGACCTTCGATCCGGTGACCTGGGAACTGCTGCGTCAGAAGGGCCACGTGGTCAGCCGCGACGGCAAGTACGCCTGCATGTACCTGCCCTACCACTTCATGGGCATCGAAACCCCGATCAGCCTGCTCAACGCCGTGCTGCACGGCCGCGCCTCGGGCACCGACCAGCCCACGCAGTGCGCCATCCTCGGCGGCCGCGCGACGGTCGACATTCCGGCAGGCACCGTGCTCAAGATGGGCGGCCACCACCACGACGTGACCGGCGTACAGGCCGTGCTGCTGCCGCGCAGCGACGCTCCCGCCGACGTGGCGCCGCTCTATCTGGCGGCCCACGCCACCACCGCACGCGACATCGCCGCCGGCACACTGCTGACGCTGGCCGACATCGCCAATGCCGACGCCGAATTGCTCGCCGCCTGGCAAGCCGGCCTGCAATAA
- a CDS encoding LysR family transcriptional regulator, whose product MSETPSHILDELRAMAVFATVVRAGSFSAGARALGLTRAVVSHHVRVLETKLGVPLAQRSTRSFSLTPAGEAFRVHCERLLDEAHDGIRGMELLRAEPRGEVRITCSHHFGNKRILPALVEFRRRYPAIRLQVSMNDSNVDLVQQGLELAVRAGPLSDSELVARRLVSEETMLCASPAYLRRHGVPAVVADLERQRWVVYPPTQRVLTVNVDGVGVEIAIQGDIVTDSAASRLAFVLAGEGIARLPAYDAAAPLASGELVRVLPEVQTKALEIFLVHGRRIGPSARLLRDFLLGQGQETAA is encoded by the coding sequence ATGAGCGAAACACCCTCCCACATCCTCGACGAGCTCCGCGCCATGGCCGTGTTTGCCACGGTCGTGCGCGCCGGCAGCTTTTCGGCCGGCGCCCGTGCCCTGGGGCTGACCCGGGCGGTGGTCAGCCACCATGTGCGGGTGCTCGAAACCAAGCTGGGTGTGCCGCTGGCGCAGCGAAGCACCCGCAGCTTCAGCCTGACGCCGGCCGGCGAGGCGTTTCGTGTGCATTGCGAGCGCCTGCTCGACGAGGCGCACGACGGCATCCGGGGCATGGAGCTGCTGCGCGCCGAGCCGCGCGGCGAAGTGCGCATCACCTGCTCCCACCACTTCGGCAACAAGCGGATCCTGCCGGCCCTGGTGGAATTCCGCCGGCGCTATCCGGCCATCCGGCTGCAGGTATCGATGAACGATTCGAACGTGGATCTGGTGCAGCAAGGGTTGGAGCTCGCCGTGCGGGCGGGCCCGCTTTCAGACTCCGAACTGGTCGCGCGCCGCCTGGTGAGCGAGGAGACGATGCTCTGCGCCTCGCCCGCGTATCTGCGTCGGCACGGCGTACCGGCCGTGGTCGCGGACCTAGAGCGGCAGCGCTGGGTGGTCTATCCGCCCACGCAACGGGTCTTGACCGTGAACGTGGACGGTGTCGGCGTCGAGATCGCGATCCAGGGCGACATCGTCACCGACAGCGCGGCCTCGCGTCTGGCCTTCGTGCTGGCAGGCGAGGGCATCGCCCGGCTGCCGGCCTATGACGCGGCCGCGCCGCTGGCGTCCGGCGAGTTGGTGCGCGTGCTGCCGGAGGTGCAGACCAAGGCTCTCGAGATCTTTCTGGTGCACGGCCGCCGGATCGGCCCGAGCGCCCGGCTGCTGCGGGATTTCCTGCTCGGGCAAGGCCAGGAGACAGCGGCCTGA
- a CDS encoding aldolase encodes MTDSRLREEICRVGASLFARGYVHATAGNISVRTDDGFLITPTDACLGALDPARLAAVGTDGVQTSGDRASKTLVLHRRIYGADPVARCVIHTHSTHLVALSLAGVWSQEAILPPITPYFVMKVGQVPLVPYHRPGDPAVGEWVARRVAERREAGKPMRAVMLDRLGPNVWHDSPAQASAVLEELEETARLWLMTKPEPLGEASIEELRRTFGAVW; translated from the coding sequence ATGACGGATTCCCGCCTGCGCGAGGAGATCTGCCGGGTCGGCGCCTCGCTGTTCGCGCGCGGCTATGTGCATGCCACCGCCGGCAACATCAGCGTGCGCACCGACGACGGTTTTCTGATCACCCCGACCGACGCCTGCCTGGGCGCGCTGGACCCGGCGCGGCTCGCGGCGGTCGGCACCGATGGCGTACAGACCTCCGGCGACCGCGCCTCGAAGACGCTGGTGCTGCACCGCCGCATCTACGGCGCCGACCCCGTTGCGCGCTGCGTCATCCACACCCATTCCACGCACCTGGTGGCGCTGAGCCTGGCGGGCGTGTGGAGCCAGGAGGCGATCCTGCCGCCGATCACGCCGTATTTCGTGATGAAGGTCGGCCAGGTGCCGCTGGTGCCGTATCACCGGCCGGGCGATCCGGCGGTGGGCGAGTGGGTGGCGCGTCGCGTCGCCGAACGTCGCGAGGCCGGCAAGCCGATGCGCGCCGTCATGCTCGACCGGCTGGGGCCCAACGTGTGGCACGACTCGCCGGCGCAGGCCAGCGCGGTGCTCGAAGAGCTGGAAGAAACCGCGCGGCTCTGGCTCATGACCAAGCCCGAGCCGCTGGGCGAAGCCAGCATCGAGGAACTGCGCAGGACCTTCGGCGCGGTCTGGTGA
- a CDS encoding putative quinol monooxygenase codes for MSAATPLVVVARWQIAPDAFDEVLAQVAELREASLGEPGCLGYEVFQPIASHGSLLLIERYRDDASLEAHRQSPHYRTHVVERILPKLMARQVEILQALQTG; via the coding sequence ATGAGCGCCGCGACGCCCCTGGTGGTGGTGGCGCGTTGGCAGATCGCCCCGGACGCCTTCGACGAGGTGCTGGCCCAGGTGGCCGAGCTGCGCGAGGCATCGCTCGGCGAGCCCGGTTGCCTCGGCTACGAGGTCTTCCAGCCGATCGCTTCGCACGGCAGTCTCTTGCTGATCGAGCGTTACCGCGACGACGCGTCGCTCGAAGCCCACCGGCAGTCGCCGCACTACCGCACCCACGTGGTCGAGCGCATCCTGCCGAAGCTCATGGCCAGGCAGGTCGAGATTCTGCAGGCCCTGCAGACCGGCTGA